The following DNA comes from Pristis pectinata isolate sPriPec2 chromosome 33, sPriPec2.1.pri, whole genome shotgun sequence.
TGGATAGCTCTAAAAtaaggggccaatcatttaaaactgaggtgcatagaaatttcttctctcagagggagtgaatctctggaactctctgcccccacgggtggtggaggcaagtcatTAGATATAGTTGAGACAGAGATAGGTTGagttttttagatgttacatcaTATTATTATGCATTTTCCAGTGTacttggtaagtttaaagggagcccaAACTAGGGCCATGATGAGTTTGAAGGGATAACATCACCTGCTGATCCATTGGGATTTTTGAatagatcaaggaattgagtgttatggggaactgacacaggggaggagttgaagccagcaaagatcagccacaatcatatcgaatggtggggcaggtttgaggggccgagtggcctactcttgctcctctttttatgttcttgtgtgtttcagtctccatatttaaagaaagataatgaaaaataaactgcatgtgccgaacatctgaaataaaatcaaatattggaaacactcagcaggtcaggcagcatctgtggagggagaaaaacaatGTTTTAGGTCGGGAAAGACTCTTTGATTCTTTGATTTTTGCCCAAGTGTACTGGTcccacacactagggtcaatctacggtggccaattaacctaccaacccgcacacctttggaatgtgggaggaaactggggcacctggaggaaacccacgcggtcacagggagaatgaggaaaccccacacagacagtgcccgaggtcaggattgaacctgggtcattggagatgTAAGGAATttgctctactggctgtgctgtCCATGAGGAAACtgcagaattccaaggattccaaAGATCCATGACTTTCTGATAGAAGAACAACTTTCTCACCATCTTATCCAGTTTGTATTTATATACAGACCATAAGACTTGCTCTCACCTACCAGAATAAGAccaagaccataaaatataggagcagaatcaggccattcggtccattgaatctgttccgccattcaatcatgtctgatttaatttttcaatcccattctcccaccttctccctgtaacccttaacccccttaccaatcaagaacctatcaatctctgccttaaatacacccaataacttggcctccacagccctctgtggcaacaaatttcacagattcaccaccctctggctgaagaacttccacctcatctcagttctaaagggacgtccctttattctgaggctgtgccctcggatcctggactctcccactgatggaaacatcctctcctcgtcCAGTCTATccaaggcctttcagtatccagtaggtttcaatgagattcccccctcacccttctgaactccatcgactacaggcccagagccatcaaacgctcctcataaaGCACTTTTCTTGTAATAAAATTCCCAGAGTGCTTCAAATGAGCATTATCAAACAGATATTGATGCTAAATTATATTAAGGGATCAAAGGGCAGAGAACTGAAAGGTTGGAGGGGAAAACTGGTTCTCAGGAGAGTCTTATAAAAAGGGAGTAATATGGTGGGACACCAAGACACAAGAAAACCATTTTCCGGCCTTGGATCAGGAAAGTGAAAGTGGAGAGGTGATTAAAATTTAAAGATGGCTCAAGAGGCTCCAATCAGAGGCTTGAGGGgcgagatttttttttgatttattcaTGATTTAAATAATGTGTACTTTCAGGTaataaacatagaacaaagaacaaagaacagtacagcacagcaacaggcccttaagcccacaatgcctgtgctgaacTAAGCAAGCTCTATGACACCATGTAGCTTCTACttacacaaagtccatatccctccattcatgtgcttatctaagagcgtcttaaacacctctatcgtatctgcctccaccaccacccctggcagcacattccaggcacccaccactctctgtgtaaaaaaccttgtcCTGCAtgtcttctttgaactttccccctctcaccttaaatgcatgccctctggtattagacatttcgaccctgggaaaaagactctatctatgcctctcataattttacaaacttctatcgggtctcccctcaacctccagcgctccagagaaacaacccaagtttgtgcaacctctcctgataatagcacatgccctttaattcaggcagcatcctggtttcTAAGATCAACCATTTCTAAGACGAGCTTTAAATCTTTAAACCATGTTGGGATTCAAACTgatatctctggatcaatagccCAGAATTTAATCATTGTTTACCATACATAGAAAAGGTGATTTCACCTTCAACACTCTAATACTTTGGGCATGAGTCAATTATacagttctgtgtgtgtgtgtgtgtgtgtgtgtgtgtgtgtgtgtgtgtgtgtgtgtgtgtgtgtgtgtgtgtgtgtgtgtgtgtgtgtgtgtgtgtgtgtgtgtgtgtgtgtgtgtgtgtgaaacattTGTCTAAGCCCTCTGCTTGTGTGAGCATGAGTGGGGGCTTTGTTGAGTGTGCCCAAGTTTTCTTTTAAGTAACAGAAAGAGTAATGTAATAACGGTTTCCTTCCGATATCAAAAACAGCTTGAAATCCGTAACATTGAAATGAAGGTCGGAGACACTCTGAAGATTAAAGGGAAGATTTCAGATGATGCCAACAGGTGAAGTAAACATTTCTTTTCCCATTTTCCTCATCAACACTCTCACGTAGATAACTTGGAGGCATTGTACTGACATGATGATGTAATCCAAACTTACAGTTGCAGATACTCACAATACAAGAAGCTCATGGGTTCAAGTCGCAGTAAAGATGTTTCAGCACTTAATCTTGGCTCAGTGCTCAGTGGCGTGGCTGGTGgggctgttgtctcacagctccagtgaccaaggttcaatcccaacctttggtgctgtctgtgtggagtttgcaagttctccctgcgactgtgtgggtttcccccgggtgctctggttttctcccacatcccaatggtgcgctggttggtaggttaattggccactgcaatttggtgtgtgggggggatgAGATGCTAAACCAGTCGCTGTGCACTCGTTCCAGGAagaactgggggggtggggggaggttctTCCTTGTATCAAGACTAATTTTTATCCAATGttaaaaacagattacctgggGTTATTGCCATATTGTCATCTGTGGCACCTtactcatagtcatagagttatatagcatggaaataggccctttggcccaccttgtccatgcccacctaagctagtgccatttgcctgcacttggcccctatccttccaaacttttcctatccatgtacctgtccaatgtctttgaaacattggaAATGTATCCGCCTCTACAACCTCTATATATCCACTATCCTCgtgtgaaagacttgcccctcacgtcccctttaaatcttttccctttcacccatgccctccagtttgacccttaccctgggaaaaaatctgtgaccatccaccttatccaggcaaaacagtcccagcctttccagtctctcctcataactcaagccctccagtccaagcaagatcattgtgaatctttcctgcaccctctctagcttaatcacgtccttcttatagtacagcaaccagaactgcacacaatattcaaggtgCGGTCTATCAATGTGTTGTACAGCTctaacatgacgtcctaactcttgCATTCACTGCCTCGTCCAATGAAGGTGAGCATGCtacacgccttcttcaccactacctgtgtcaccactttcagggaactatgtacctgtacccctaaatctctctgttctatagcactccccagggccctgccattcactgggtATGTCCTGCCcgggcttaacttcccaaaatgcatcactttgcacttgtccgagttaaattaaATCTACCATTCATttaccactttcccagttgatctagattctgttgtaaccttagacaaccttcttcactatccaccacaccaccaattttggtcccatctacaaacttactattcatgcctcctacattctaaTCCACATCATTAAttcatatgacaaacaacagtggacccagcaccggtCCCTGTGGCACAACACTACGGGCAAATTAATTGCAGATTTCCTAGATTAGGAGGTGTGATTATACCTCCTTGTCTGTATCTCACTGGCAGTAAAGCCCCTCGGATTACCTGAGGTCATGGAggacaccatataaatgcaaatgtttcattCTGCTTTAGTAGAGATACAAATATAATCATATAAATTAGGAGTAGGAGTGGATCACTTAGCTGctcgtgtctgctccaccattcaacaagatcacggcCGTTCCGACTGTAACTTGTCTCCACATTCCTGGTCACCTCTGGTAACTTTTCATCCCCCcttcatcaagaatctatctgcctctgccaggAGGAACCACATCAGCCAGTAAAAGTGTCCTTTTTCAGTATCAAGACTCACTTGGCTGGTAACTTGGTGGATACTGTCAATGCTCTGAGGGCCGTAGACTCATGGACTAACAcccacggaaaaaggcccttcagcccaactcgtccaaggtcctgtttgcctgcgtttggcccatatccccctaaactcttcctacccatgtacctctccaaatgtttcttaaacgtttattgtacctgcctcaaccacttcctctggcagcacgttccatgtacgcaccaccctctgtgtgaagaagttgcccctcaggtcccttttgaatcctTCGGAGAACGTGTCATCTGCTCTTGCAGACCCATGATTTTCATCACATCAGAATCAAACATCATTTCAGAAAGAGATGCTTCACAACGGTAATTAAAGGCGCAGGGCCATTATAAGTAGTTATCCAGTGAGAGGAAATGCTTTGATACAGCACAAAGGAGTTGATGATAATTTAAGCAATGAGGTAAAACTATtctggataagatatctttattaacctcatgtacatcgaaacacacagcgaaatgcaccttttgcatagagtgttctgggggcagcccgcaagtgtcgccacacttccgacgccaacatagcatgcccacaacttcctaaccagcacgtctttggaatgtgggaggaaaccagagcacccaaaggaaacccatgcagtcacagggagaacggacaaactccttacagacagtggcgggaattgaacccgggtcgctggtgctgtaatagcgttatgctaaccgctacactatcgtgcctgcccatatgCTGCTGCTTGTACATTGTGCTTTTAGCATTAGCACTAAAAATACCCTTCACCAGCCAGTTCACACTCAGTAACCTTACCATTTGCACCACAGCCTTTCTTGAtttccctatcacagacattcccctcTGTTCAGTCAAccttcctcctttctctgcaccttCAGACATGTTTGATTTCGAActtctcccatttctgatgaaaggttatccaCCCGAaagatttctctctccacagacactgcctgaccagctgggtaTTTCCTGCGGAGTAATTTTTAGAGAGTCTCCACAGGTTGGGGGTTGCTTTCTATGGGGGCAAAAAGAAAGGCAGCTAAGGGGAGATGGGCCAGTAGGTCGCGGTCCCTTTAAGTACTGCTTGTTTCCATTTGCTGCAGAATCGTCGGAATTTAGGGCACAGAGAGAGGCTCTTTGACCCATTATGTCCGGGCCAATCAAAAATGGTTGAATTTAATCCCACCTCTTAGCTCTTGCTCAGTGGCCCAGCAGGTCATGCATCCAAGTGTTCGTCCAGGCATGATAAAGGATTTTGCTTTCaatactctttcaggcagtgaccaTGATCCGTAGTGATCTCGACAGGCTATGTGTCTTCTTGTGTCCACTCACTACACACTGAGTTCACCCATgggctttcccccccccccctcccctatctgcttctgcttctatctgcatttcacctcttccctgatgATTCCCATTCTCACTCTCCTTCACTTgcccagcactgggagccctttgtattcctgcttatctccctccagcatctgtctccaccttcaccccaccccctccctcccacctcgctccatctgcctctcatcttTTTCTCATTGTCTCCTTCCATCATCCGCCTGCCACTGTCTCCAAACTCCAACCCGTCCCCGACCTGactcgacctgcccatcacctttcACCAATCGCTTCTGGTCCCTGTTCCACTACTTcctctctccactcagtcctgatgcagggtcttcacccgaaacatcgacaattcctttccccctcccccaccacagatgctgctcaacccagcagattgtgtgttgctccaaattccagcatccgcagtctcttgtgtctctatgtgtCCTCTTTGCTTGACTAATTGTGAAGTCTAACATTGCAGGGAACTGCCAATGAAGCTTGGCCTGTTAATTCAGGACCTTTGGCTATCTGTATGGATCCTAAACTTCTCAATGCCTGCCACAGAACTGCCCTTGTTGCCCAGTGTACATTGGCTCTCTAAGGGGATTGTCACAAAGGAACTCATGATAATTAAAAGGGTAGGATTATACTAAAAGTAATGCTTTCAGGGTCTACCTGTTGCTTGTCATTGTCTTCCTATTCACAGCTACCACCCCTTCTGCTTCTGGGTCTAAGTATGAATCACCAGCATGTGCCCACTCAGGTTAATTCCAAGCTTGACTCATCCACttctcacagtagtgtagcggttagcgtaacgctattacagcgccagtgaccccggttcaattccggccactgtctgtaaggagtttttacgttctccccgtgtttgcgtgggtttcctccgggtgctccggtttcctcccacattccaaagacgtacaggttaggaagttgtgggcgtgctatgttggcgccagaagtgtggcgacacttgcgggctgcccccagaacactctacgcaaaagatgcatttcactgtgtgtttcgatgtacatgtgactaataaagaaatcttatcttattttatctacaGATTTGCGGTGAATCTCGGGAGCAGCTCGGACAACATTGGCCTGCACTTCAACCCCCGCTTCCAAGACGAAGTTGATGGGGCTGTGATTGTCTGTAACTCAAAGTGTGATGACAGCTGGGATTCTGAGCAGAGAGAATCCAACTTCCCCTACAGCAAGGGGGAGAAGTTCAAAGTGAGTGGTGGGTTGGCTGGTGTTACTGTTCTCGGAAAGGGGAAGACTACAATTCAACGCGTCCACCCACTAGTTCTGAACTTGctgcttcaaagtcaaagtcgagtttattgtcatctgcacaagtccatgtgtgcacaggtgcaatgaaaa
Coding sequences within:
- the LOC127585574 gene encoding galectin-2-like, yielding MPLEIRNIEMKVGDTLKIKGKISDDANRFAVNLGSSSDNIGLHFNPRFQDEVDGAVIVCNSKCDDSWDSEQRESNFPYSKGEKFKLRITLKEDSFEIKLHDDSTIEFPNRMSLGTVNFVSVDGDFKLVSFRCN